In Oryza brachyantha chromosome 2, ObraRS2, whole genome shotgun sequence, a single window of DNA contains:
- the LOC102706725 gene encoding ABC transporter F family member 3, with amino-acid sequence MAAAVAAASMGVVREVLGSDLVDEVDQPIIDYIANVLADEDFDFGAPDGHGIFHALGDLLIDAGCVADEQHCLEVCSKLCEKFGKHGLVKPKQTMRSLATPLRMNEGMDDKVAPKKQADVFEGPLLSSRDKAKIERKKRKDERQREAQYQMHVAEMEALRAGMPPVFVNHNNSGGPAVRDIHMENFNVTVGGRDLIQECTITLAFGRHYGLVGRNGTGKTSFLRAMAMHAIDGIPKNCQILHVEQEVTGDDTTALQCVLNADVERVQLLQEEAHLVQQQKDLEYEAEFEQSTSKSKGGLDKDAISKRLEEIYKRLEFIDADAAEARAASILAGLSFTPEMQRKRTKQFSGGWRMRIALARALFIEPDLLLLDEPTNHLDLHAVLWLETYLLKWPKTFIVVSHAREFLNTVVTDILHLHGQKLHAYKGDYDTFERTREEHLKNQQKAFETNEKARSHMQAFIDKFRYNAKRASLVQSRIKALERMEHVDAVVSDPDYKFEFPTPDDRPGPPIISFSDASFGYPGGPILFKNLNFGIDLDSRISMVGPNGIGKSTILKLISGDLQPTSGTVFRSPKVRMAVFNQHHVDGLDLTVNPLLYMMRCYPGVPEQKLRAHLGSFGVTGNLALQPMYTLSGGQKSRVAFAKITFKKPHIILLDEPSNHLDLDAVEALIQGLLVFQGGVLMVSHDEHLITGSVDELWVVSEGRVSPFGGTFKDYKKMLKS; translated from the exons atggcggcggcggtggcggcggccagcaTGGGGGTGGTGAGGGAGGTGCTGGGGAGCGACCTCGTCGACGAGGTCGACCAGCCCATCATTGACTACATCGCCAACGTCCTCGCCGACGAGGACTTCGACTTCGGCGCCCCCGACGGCCACGGCATCTTCCACGCGCTCGGCGACCTCCTCATCGACGCCGGATGCGTCGCCGACGAACAACACTGCCTCGAG GTCTGCAGTAAGCTCTGTGAAAAATTTGGAAAGCATGGTCTGGTGAAACCTAAACAAACTATGCGAAGCCTTGCCACACCTTTACGTATGAATGAGGGAATGGATGATAAGGTTGCCCCCAAAAAACAAGCTGATGTATTTGAGGGACCCTTGCTATCATCACGCGACAAAGCCAAGATTGAACGGAAGAAGAGAAAGGATGAGAGGCAAAGAGAG GCTCAATACCAAATGCATGTTGCTGAAATGGAGGCGCTTAGGGCTGGAATGCCTCCAGTATTCGTAAATCACAATAACTCTGGTGGCCCAGCTGTTAGGGATATCCACATGGAGAACTTCAATGTTACTGTTGGCGGTCGTGATCTTATTCAAGAGTGCACTATAACACTTGCTTTTGGAAGGCATTATG GTCTTGTTGGAAGGAATGGTACAGGGAAAACTTCTTTTCTTAGAGCTATGGCGATGCATGCAATTGATGGGATTCCCAAGAACTGCCAGATATTGCATGTTGAGCAAGAGGTTACAGGTGATGACACAACAGCTTTGCAGTGTGTTCTGAATGCGGATGTCGAACGGGTTCAACTTTTGCAAGAAGAGGCCCATCTGGTCCAACAACAG AAAGATCTAGAGTATGAGGCGGAGTTTGAACAGAGCACGTCCAAGAGCAAGGGTGGTCTTGACAAAGATGCTATCAGCAAGAGGCTTGAGGAGATATACAAGCGCCTTGAGTTTATTGATGCTGATGCTGCAGAGGCTCGTGCAGCATCAATTCTGGCG GGTCTTAGTTTCACTCCTGAAATGCAACGCAAACGCACAAAACAGTTCTCTGGTGGATGGCGCATGAGAATTGCTCTAGCACGTGCATTATTCATTGAGCCTGATTTGTTGCTACTTGATGAGCCAACA AATCATCTCGATCTCCATGCCGTGTTATGGTTAGAGACATATCTGCTGAAATGGCCAAAGACATTCATTGTCGTATCACACGCTAGGGAGTTTCTTAATACG GTCGTCACCGACATTCTTCATCTACATGGTCAAAAGCTACACGCTTACAAAGGTGATTATGATACATTTGAGAGGACAAGGGAGGAGCACCTCAAGAACCAGCAGAAAgcctttgaaacaaatgagAAGGCCAGATCCCACATGCAG GCATTCATTGACAAGTTCCGTTACAATGCAAAGAGAGCATCACTTGTCCAATCAAGAATCAAG GCATTGGAGCGAATGGAGCATGTTGACGCTGTTGTCAGTGATCCAGA CTATAAATTCGAATTTCCAACACCAGATGACCGCCCTGGACCACCAATCATCAGCTTCAG TGACGCGTCTTTTGGTTATCCTGGTGGccccatcttatttaaaaacttgaaTTTTGGTATTGACCTGGACAGCCGCATATCAA TGGTTGGTCCAAATGGCATTGGCAAGTCTACTATACTGAAATTAATATCTGGAGATCTGCAGCCAACTTCAGGGACAGTGTTCCGCTCGCCCAAG GTCCGCATGgctgtattcaatcaacaccaTGTTGATGGGCTTGATTTAACAGTGAACCCCCTTCTGTACATGATGAGATGCTATCCT GGTGTACCTGAACAGAAGCTGAGGGCACATTTGGGTTCCTTCGGTGTTACAGGAAATCTTGCCCTCCAACCTATGTACACTTTATCAG GTGGTCAGAAAAGTAGGGTTGCATTTGCAAAGATCACCTTTAAGAAGCCACACATTATTCTTCTTGATGAGCCTTCTAACCATCTT GATCTGGATGCAGTGGAGGCGCTTATCCAGGGGTTGCTCGTTTTCCAGGGAGGAGTGCTGATG GTGAGTCACGACGAGCATCTGATAACGGGGAGCGTGGATGAGCTTTGGGTGGTGTCGGAAGGCAGGGTGTCGCCGTTCGGAGGCACGTTCAAGGATTACAAGAAGATGCTCAAGTCTTAA
- the LOC102702449 gene encoding methionine adenosyltransferase 2 subunit beta, with product MEERRRVLVVGGNGYLGQHLLAALAAGGVVDVAFTHHREAPPRPLLHALPGLRAFRVDLRSPGDGLRAVSESFGQPHVVVNCAAISVPRECETDPAAAMATNVPSSLVSWLLSFGNDSTLLIHLSTDQVYEGVKSFYKEEDETLPVNMYGKSKVAAEKFIIEQCSNYAILRSSIIYGPQTLSPVAKSLPIQWMDSVLSQGQQVQFFNDEFRCPVYVKDMVDVVLSLTKSWLADGKAIQVLLNVGGPDRVSRLQMAESVADVRGYSHSIIKSVSASSVDRGVVSPPDISMDITKLTQMLGIKPISFQDGVRATLAAEAST from the exons atggaggagaggaggcgcgtgctcgtcgtcggcggcaaCGGCTACCTGGGCCAgcacctcctcgccgcgctcgctgccggcggcgtcgtcgacgtcgcctTCACCCACCACCGCGAggccccgccgcggccgctccTCCACGCGCTGCCCGGCCTCCGCGCCTTCCGGGTAGACCTCCGCTCCCCCGGCGATGGCCTCCGCGCCGTCTCCGAGTCCTTCGGCCAG CCACATGTGGTTGTGAATTGTGCTGCGATCTCAGTACCTCGGGAATGTGAAACGGATCCTGCTGCTGCTATGGCTACCAATGTGCCTTCATCACTTGTCAGTTGGTTGTTAAGCTTTGGGAATGATAGCACTCTTCTTATCCATCTCTCAACAGATCAAG TTTATGAGGGAGTAAAATCCTTCTACAAAGAGGAGGATGAGACTTTGCCAGTGAACATGTATGGAAAATCTAAAGTTGCTGCAGAGAAGTTCATTATTGAACAATGCTCAAACTATGCAATTTTGAGAAGCAGTATTATTTATGGGCCACAAACACTTTCTCCTGTTGCAAAATCTCTCCCCATTCAG TGGATGGATAGTGTTCTTTCACAAGGCCAACAGGTTCAATTCTTTAATGATGAATTCCGGTGCCCTGTTTATGTAAAAGATATGGTGGATGTAGTGTTGTCTTTGACAAAATCATGGTTAGCAG ATGGCAAAGCTATTCAGGTACTTCTCAATGTCGGTGGACCAGATAGGGTCTCAAGACTGCAGATGGCTGAATCTGTTGCTGATGTTCGTGGATACAGTCATTCTATCATCAAATCTGTATCTGCTTCATCG GTTGACCGGGGCGTGGTTTCTCCACCAGACATATCCATGGATATCACCAAACTAACCCAAATGCTTGGTATCAAACCAATTTCATTTCAAGATGGAGTCAGAGCTACCCTTGCTGCAGAAGCTAGCACATGA
- the LOC102707558 gene encoding probable prolyl 4-hydroxylase 3 — protein sequence MAPSSRPLMRGIRPPRVFPSTRGGRASPYALALAALLLASAFLLALIAFGVFSLPVSAPNAATTDAGGDADPRPARTRARRDLSEGLGERGAQWTEVISWEPRAFVYHNFLSKEECDYLIGLAKPHMVKSTVVDSTTGKSKDSRVRTSSGMFLQRGRDKVIRAIEKRIADYTFIPMEHGEGLQVLHYEVGQKYEPHFDYFLDEYNTKNGGQRMATLLMYLSDVEEGGETIFPDANVNSSSLPWYNELSECARKGLAVKPKMGDALLFWSMKPDATLDPLSLHGGCPVIKGNKWSSTKWMHVHEYKA from the exons ATggctccctcctcccgcccgCTCATGCGCGGGATCCGCCCGCCGCGGGTCTTCCCCTCcacccgcggcggccgcgcctccCCCTacgcgctcgcgctcgccgcgctgctcctcgcctccgccttcCTCCTCGCGCTCATCGCCTTCGGCGTCTTCTCCCTCCCGGTCTCCGCCCCcaacgccgccaccaccgacgcAGGTGGGGACGCCGATCCCCGCCCCGCACGcacccgcgcccgccgcgacCTCAG CGAGGGTCTAGGAGAGCGAGGAGCACAGTGGACGGAAGTCATCTCCTGGGAACCCAGAGCGTTCGTGTATCACAACTTCTTG tcCAAGGAAGAGTGCGATTACTTGATTGGATTGGCCAAGCCTCACATGGTGAAATCCACAGTTGTTGATAGCACTACCGGTAAAAGCAAGGACAGCAGGGTTCGCACAAGTTCAGGCATGTTTCTTCAAAGAGGACGAGACAAGGTTATTCGGGCTATTGAAAAGAGAATAGCAGACTACACTTTCATTCCTATGG AACATGGAGAAGGACTCCAAGTTCTGCACTATGAAGTCGGGCAGAAGTATGAACCTCACTTTGACTATTTTCTTGATGAGTACAACACCAAAAATGGTGGTCAGAGAATGGCTACTCTTCTTATGTATCT ATCTGATGTTGAAGAAGGGGGTGAGACTATTTTCCCTGACGCAAACGTGAACAGCAGTTCTTTACCATGGTATAATGAACTTTCAGAGTGTGCCAGAAAAGGCCTTGCTGTCAAACCAAAGATGGGGGACGCACTTCTTTTTTGGAGCATGAAACCAGATGCCACTCTAGATCCTTTAAGTTTGCATG GGGGCTGCCCTGTTATTAAAGGAAACAAATGGTCATCAACCAAGTGGATGCATGTCCATGAGTACAAAGCTTGA
- the LOC102707283 gene encoding plant intracellular Ras-group-related LRR protein 6, which produces MERVLKSARESGSLNLSNRSLREVPNEVYNNLDTGTQDEKWWEGVDLQKLILAHNNLEVLREDLKNLSSLVVLNICHNNISSLPAAIGDLPLLKSLDISFNQINALPEEIGFATALVKVNCSNNRITDLPASLARCLELSELNASNNTISMIPDELVGCSKLSRLNLEGNKLVTLSEKMFMSWTMLTEMNVAKNLLTTIPDSIGALSQLIRLDLHQNKITFIPSSIKDCSSLAEMYIGNNLLSSIPADIGMLSSLGILDLHSNQLKEYPVGACRLKLSFLDLSNNSLSGLPAELGTMTTLRKLLLTGNPMRTLRSSLVSGATTTLLKYLRSRLSSDEEGSGSTPTKDDQIAAARRLSLSSKELDLSGLGVTSVPPAAWETDDVIKLDLSKNSIEALPNELSLCSSLQSLILSNNKIKRWPGTVISSFANLSLLKLDNNPLAEILATDLEAMSKLEVLDLSGNVSSLPEPSVVSALPHLQELYLRRMKLHGFPYGLLGLKQLRILDLSQNYLTTVPEGIKDLTSLTELDLSDNNITTLPPELGLLEPNLQVLKLDGNPLRSIRRTLLERGTKAILKYLKEKLPAAE; this is translated from the exons ATGGAGCGGGTCCTCAAGTCAGCAAGGGAGTCGGGCTCCCTCAACCTCTCCAATCGATCCCTCAG GGAGGTACCGAATGAGGTGTACAACAACTTGGACACTGGCACCCAGGACGAGAAATGGTGGGAG GGAGTTGATCTTCAAAAGCTCATATTGGCTCATAACAACCTTGAAGTGCTGAGGGAAGACCTCAAAAATTTGTCTTCCCTTGTTGTATTAAACATTTGTCACAACAACATTTCTTCCCTCCCTGCAGCTATTGGAGA CCTTCCTTTGCTAAAATCATTGGATATATCTTTTAATCAAATAAATGCTTTGCCCGAAGAGATTGGCTTCGCAACCGCTTTAGTCAA GGTTAACTGCTCAAACAATCGCATTACAGATCTCCCAGCTAGTCTTGCCAGATGCCTGGAGTTGTCAGAACTCAAT GCGTCAAACAACACCATATCCATGATACCAGATGAACTTGTTGGCTGTTCCAAGTTAAGCAGATTGAACCTGGAG GGTAACAAACTTGTGACGCTATCAGAGAAGATGTTTATGTCATGGACAATGCTTACAGAGATGAATGTTG CAAAGAATCTGCTGACTACCATCCCGGATAGTATTGGTGCACTTTCACAGCTGATTCGCCTGGATCTACATCAGAACA aaataacttttattCCTTCTTCCATAAAGGACTGTTCTTCTCTAGCTGAGATGTATATTGG AAATAACTTGTTGTCGTCCATACCAGCGGATATTGGCATGCTATCGAGCTTAGGAATACTTGATCTGCACTCTAATCAG CTAAAGGAGTATCCTGTTGGGGCTTGTAGACTAAAGCTCTCGTTCCTTGATCTATCGAACAACTCATTATCTGGTCTGCCTGCTGAACTAG GTACAATGACAACCCTGAGAAAGCTTCTGCTTACTGGCAATCCTATGAGGACACTACGGAG TTCCTTGGTTTCTGGAGCAACAACAACATTGTTAAAGTATCTGCGCAGTCGGCTTTCATCTGATGAAGAAG GATCTGGAAGCACTCCAACAAAAGATGATCAAATTGCTGCAGCAAGACGATTATCTTTATCTTCTAAG GAACTGGACTTGAGTGGTCTTGGTGTGACCAGTGTACCACCTGCAGCATGGGAGACGGATGACGTGATAAAACTAGATCTTTCTAAGAATTCAATAGAAGCTCTGCCAAACGAGTTGTCATTATGCTCATCACTTCAA tctttgatTCTTtctaataacaaaattaaaaggtGGCCTGGCACAGTAATCTCCTCCTTTGCTAACCTTTCTTTGTTAAAACTAGACAACAACCCTTTGGCAGAG ATATTGGCCACTGATCTTGAGGCGATGTCTAAACTTGAAGTGCTGGATTTAAGTGGCAATGTGTCTTCGCTACCTGAACCCTCTGTGGTTTCTGCATTACCACACCTGCAGGAACTCTACCTAAG ACGAATGAAACTCCATGGATTCCCTTATGGTTTATTGGGCCTAAAACAACTGCGTATTCTTGATCTGAGTCAGAACTATCTTACAACTGTGCCAGAG GGTATCAAAGATCTAACTTCTCTTACTGAGCTTGATCTGTCGGACAACAATATAACAACACTCCCACCTGAGCTG GGTTTGCTTGAGCCTAACCTGCAAGTCTTGAAACTTGATGGAAATCCCCTTAGGAG CATACGGCGGACTCTGCTGGAGCGAGGAACGAAAGCAATTCTGAAGTATCTGAAAGAAAAGCTACCGGCAGCTGAATAA
- the LOC102707004 gene encoding DEAD-box ATP-dependent RNA helicase 48, with protein MGGGPRTFPGGLSKWQYKRMHEKLARQKQQGLLRHEKQLYLARLRSEIRASRLPGASPSPGGDDDDGPTSSRAHIRALADRFLLPGAEDLWNEDDGPIHRAERPPRRVVSGGRNGGGRHQLVSGREQPRGGFNPRREYQTLAPWWWQWRSASAIPSRAKEASFCFFGPKRRYSVMPPPFQAHHESVDAPMMPLIARGLAGGPVALSLFIQERFYSVAAGRFGRKWRPDSSDEDDDISTAKKDLKFAKLGASSEEESEDDELEARTAIRKKWSSAALRNCDIKKERRALKSYEEENNDLDGSFRELREEIKNREVLGVERRRYESRGESLFTNKRFDECGISPLTVKALTDAGYLQTTVVQEAALPMCLEGKDVLVKAKTGTGKSAAFLLPAIESVLNAMKNHTNHRVSPIFSLILCPTRELAIQLTAEANVLLKYHQGIGVQSLIGGTRFKLDQRRLESNPCQILVATPGRLLDHIENKSSFSVRLMGLKLLVLDEADHLLDLGFRSDIEKIVDSLPRQRQTLLFSATIPKEVRRVSQLVLKRDHVFVDTVGLGAVETPNKVEQLYHIVPHELHFHMVYRLLREHIDQEMDYKVIVFCTTAMVTEFMYIMLRDLKLNVREIHSRKPQLYRTRISEEFRDSSRLILVTSDVSTRGVNYPGVTLVIQVGVPSDRDHYIHRLGRTGREGKSGKGVLLLAPWEEYFLNEIHDLPVQKSQTPHMDEDMKRKVDGSIKIVDMSIKEAAYHAWLGYYNSIGDVGRDKTMLVDLANRFCKSIGLEKPPALYRRTALKMGLKDVPGIRIRKK; from the exons ATGGGGGGCGGGCCACGGACGTTCCCGGGGGGGCTATCGAAGTGGCAGTACAAGCGGATGCACGAGAAGCTCGCGAGGCAGAAGCAGCAGGGGCTCCTCCGCCACGAGAAGCAGCTCTACCTCGCACGCCTCCGCTCCGAGATCCGGGCGTCCCGGCTGCCTGgcgcctccccttcccccggcggcgatgacgacgacgggcccacctcctcccgcgcccacatccgcgccctcgccgaccGCTTCCTCCTGCCCGGCGCCGAAGACCTCTGGAACGAGGACGACGGGCCTATCCaccgggcggagcggccgccGAGGAGGGTCGTCTCCGGTGGCCGGAATGGCGGCGGTCGCCATCAGTTGGTCTCTGGAAGGGAGCAGCCGAGGGGTGGGTTCAATCCTAGGAGGGAGTATCAGACGCTCGCGCCCTGGTGGTGGCAATGGAGGTCGGCGTCTGCCATTCCTTCGCGAGCAAAGGAAGCATCCTTCTGTTTCTTCGGTCCAAAGAGACGCTACTCCGTGATGCCTCCTCCATTCCAGGCGCATCATGAGTCCGTTGATGCACCGATGATGCCGCTGATTGCTAGAGGTCTTGCCGGTGGTCCGGttgctctctctctgtttATTCAAGAGAGGTTCTACTCGGTGGCAGCAGGGAGATTTGGAAGGAAATGGAGACCAGACTCATCAGATGAGGATGATGATATATCTACTGCAAAGAAGGATTTGAAGTTTGCAAAACTTGGAGCTTCCAGCGAAGAGGAGTCAGAAGATGATGAATTGGAGGCGAGAACTGCCATCAGGAAGAAATGGAGCAGTGCTGCTTTGAGGAACTGTGATATCAAGAAGGAAAGGAGAGCACTCAAGTCCTATGAGGAAGAAAACAATGATCTCGATGGTAGCTTCCGAGAGCTGCGAGAGGAGATAAAGAACAGGGAGGTGTTGGGTGTTGAGAGGAGACGTTACGAGTCAAGGGGCGAATCTTTGTTTACCAATAAAAG ATTTGATGAATGTGGCATCTCTCCTCTCACAGTAAAAGCACTCACTGATGCTGGATATCTACAGACAACTGTTGTGCAGGAAGCAGCACTTCCTATGTGTCTTGAAG GTAAAGATGTTCTTGTCAAGGCCAAAACAGGAACTGGCAAAAGTGCAGCTTTTCTG CTCCCTGCAATTGAATCAGTCTTGAATGCTATGAAGAACCACACAAATCATCGAGTGTCTCCGATATTTTCCCTTATCCTTTGCCCTACAAGAGAGCTTGCCATCCAGCTCACAGCTGAGGCAAATGTTCTATTGAAGTACCATCAAGGAATTGGTGTTCAATCTCTTATTGGCGGCACTAGATTCAAGCTAGATCAAAGACGTCTAGAATCTAATCCATGCCAG ATTTTAGTTGCTACACCTGGTAGACTGCTGGATCACATTGAAAACAAATCTTCATTCTCTGTGCGTTTGATGGGATTGAAGTTGCTTGTGTTGGATGAAGCTGATCATTTGCTAGACTTGGGTTTTCGTTCAGACATTGAAAAGATTGTTGATAGTTTGCCACGTCAAAGACAGACGCTATTATTTTCCGCTACAATCCCAAAAGAG GTTCGAAGGGTTTCACAGCTAGTTTTAAAAAGGGATCATGTCTTTGTTGATACAGTGGGCTTGGGAGCTGTTGAAACTCCTAATAAG GTGGAACAGTTGTATCATATTGTGCCACATGAGCTGCATTTTCATATGGTTTATCGCCTTCTCCGAGAACATATTGATCAGGAAATGGACTATAAG GTGATTGTTTTCTGCACAACTGCCATGGTGACTGAATTTATGTATATCATGCTTCGAGATTTGAAGCTAAATGTCCGAGAAATTCATTCAAGAAAACCTCAGCTTTATAGAACTCGCATATCAGAAGAATTTCGAGATTCTAGTCGCCTGATTCTGGTGACTTCAGATGTTTCAACACGTGGAGTGAATTATCCAGGTGTCACACTAGTGATTCAG GTTGGTGTTCCTTCAGATAGAGATCATTACATCCATCGACTTGGAAGGACCGGGAGAGAAGGTAAATCTGGTAAAGGAGTTCTTTTGCTTGCACCATGGGAAGAGTATTTCTTAAATGAGATACATGATCTCCCGGTGCAGAAGTCTCAAACACCACACATGGATGAAGATATGAAACGGAAG GTTGATGGTTCAATAAAGATTGTTGATATGAGCATCAAGGAGGCAGCATATCATGCATGGCTTGGGTATTACAATTCAATCGGTGATGTTGGAAGAGACAAGACCATGCTTGTTGATCTAGCAAACAGGTTCTGTAAATCCATCGGTTTGGAAAAGCCTCCAGCACTGTACAGGAGAACTGCTCTGAAGATGGGCCTTAAGGATGTACCTGGAATTCGCATTAGGAAAAAGTAA
- the LOC107303708 gene encoding uncharacterized protein LOC107303708: MKRKKGRRRPRKKKSAVNLSELPNDVLLDILERVDTPDAVRTCFLSRNMATLPRLLSRVAVDVDSFASRDDSLPQRDLVRRNGAVADAVNTVLASRDPRCCLHEIKLRFYLKFYDCLSIGKAVAQAMSEHKIDIIEFTILTEKGSLECTSDDRFYYLKQFNSFLGACPTVFAGLTRLDLQNLWFGESDIPNILLTCEKLESLRLYSCKAADESVLRVEHPHLVELQIAYGNFETVQLVDLPKLQRMTCQTWISYQDPLVFGHTPCLSNLSLTDISMSWQGNLRLSSFLANAPTIQVLNLNFRSEKIWVVPESSKLLLPVLSQLQSITLVDLPEGCDIAWTMFILEAAPNLKELSITVRDHWCTMVRGKEERELHGYCKKANVEWEPSVANLKHENLAKLTISGFQPNENFVGYIRRVMEAASNLKQIFLHDRNVDKCCAHLDPEIVKEVTPSRYPRTMEEQELLKKEMTERLESEGMDLSDVVHFQS, translated from the exons atgaagagaaaaaagggtcgtcgtcgtccacgcAAA AAAAAATCAGCTGTGAATTTGAGCGAATTGCCCAACGATGTTTTGCTTGACATCCTTGAGAGGGTGGACACACCTGATGCTGTCAGAACCTGCTTCCTCTCCAGGAACATGGCCACGCTCCCCCGCTTGCTCTCGCGAGTTGCGGTGGACGTCGATTCCTTTGCATCTAGGGACGATTCCTTGCCACAGAGAGATTTGGTGCGAAGGAACGGCGCCGTGGCGGATGCAGTCAACACCGTCCTCGCTTCTCGTGATCCACGATGCTGTCTCCATGAGATCAAGCTGAGATTCTACTTAAAATTCTATGACTGTCTATCGATCGGCAAAGCTGTTGCCCAGGCTATGTCAGAACATAAGATCGACATCATTGAGTTTACCATCTTGACAGAGAAGGGGAGTCTTGAATGCACATCTGATGATCGGTTCTACTATCTGAAACAGTTTAACAGCTTCCTCGGTGCTTGTCCAACTGTATTTGCTGGCCTCACTCGTCTGGACCTACAGAACTTGTGGTTTGGTGAATCAGACATCCCAAACATCCTCCTCACCTGCGAAAAGTTGGAGTCTTTACGCCTGTACAGCTGCAAAGCTGCGGATGAGAGTGTGTTGCGAGTAGAACACCCTCACCTTGTTGAGCTCCAGATCGCATATGGGAATTTCGAGACGGTTCAGCTCGTGGATCTACCGAAACTCCAAAGGATGACTTGTCAGACCTGGATCTCTTATCAAGATCCATTGGTTTTTGGTCACACTCCATGTCTCTCCAATTTGAGCCTCACTGACATTAGTATGAGTTGGCAGGGCAATCTCAGGTTAAGTAGCTTCCTTGCTAATGCCCCTACCATACAAGTCCTTAATCTCAACTTTCGAAGCGAAAAA ATCTGGGTCGTGCCAGAAAGCTCAAAGCTGCTACTCCCAGTGCTGAGCCAGCTGCAAAGTATTACCTTAGTTGACCTTCCCGAAGGATGCGACATTGCATGGACAATGTTCATCCTGGAAGCAGCACCCAACCTGAAGGAACTATCCATCACGGTGCGGGATCATTGGTGCACGATGGTGAGGGGCAAGGAGGAACGAGAACTGCATGGTTACTGCAAGAAAGCAAACGTGGAGTGGGAGCCATCCGTGGCTAATCTGAAGCATGAGAACCTGGCTAAGCTCACCATCTCTGGCTTCCAGCCAAACGAAAACTTTGTAGGATACATCAGGCGCGTGATGGAGGCTGCATCTAATCTGAAGCAGATATTCCTACATGACAGGAATGTGGATAAATGTTGTGCTCACTTGGATCCTGAGATCGTGAAGGAGGTTACGCCGTCAAGGTATCCACGCACCATGGAGGAGCAGGAGTTGCTCAAGAAGGAGATGACCGAGAGATTGGAGTCGGAGGGGATGGATTTATCTGATGTAGTTCACTTCCAGTCCTAA